TTGTAACCGAATGATTGACTTGTACTCGAAATGCGAGAGTTTGGACGAAGCGCGTCAAGTGTTCGAAAGAATGCCTGAAAGAGATGCTTGTTCATGGAACACCATGATCTCTGGGTATGTAAAAGCGGGACGGCTCAATGATGCACGCCGGCTTTTCGATGAAATGCCCGAGAAGGATCATTTCTCCTGGAGCACAATGATGTCTGGCTATGTCCGGCACGAGCAGCCCCTTGAAGCTCTGACCATGTATGGTAGGATACAAGATGAGGAAGCCAAATCCAGTAAGTTTGTTGTTTCCAGTGCCCTCACCGCCTGTGCCATGCTTCAGTCACTGAAGCATGGGAAAGAGATACATGGCCATATAGTGAGAAGTGGTCTGGACTCCGATGCTGTAGTCTGGAGCGCCCTGTCCGACATGTATGCCAAATGTGGTAGCATCAATGAAGCACGCTATCTCTTTGATAGAACGTCAGAGAGAGATGTAGTTTCATGGACAACGATGATTGGTAGGTATGCCCAAGGTGGTCGAGGAGAAGAGGCTTTAAAGCTGTTTCGTGCAATGTTAGGATGTGGAGTTGCGCCTAATGACTTCACATTTGCAAGCGTGCTAAGTGCTTGTGCAGGCCAGGTAGCAGAAGAACTAGGGAGGCAGGTTCACGGACATATGACCAGAATTGGCTTTGATCCATGCACATTTGCAGTAAGTGCACTAGTGgatatgtatgcaaaatgtgggAACATCGAAAGAGCAAGGGCATTGTTTTCAAGAATAGAAGATCCAGACTTGATCTCGTGGACTGCTACGATCTGCGGCTGTGCTCAAAATGGTCTTGCTGAAGAGGCTCTCCACTACTTCGAACGTTTAATGGCTTCCGGAACAAAGCCAGACCATGTCGTTTTCGTTGGCGCACTTTCTGCTTGCACTCACGCCGGTCTGGTTGATGAAGGACTTGAATTGTTCCATTCCATGACTAAAACTCATGGCATAGGGAAAACTGCTGATCACTATGCATGCATAGTAGATCTCCTGGGCCGAGTTGGTCGTTTCAAAGAAGCTGAAGAAATCATCAATAGCATGACTATCAAGCCCGATAAGTTCTTGTGGTCATCTTTGCTTGGTGCATGTCGAATTCATGGAAATCTTGAGTTAGGCAAACGTGCAGCTGAAGCTCTGTTTGAGATAGAGCCCGAGAATGCAGCGACTTATGTCACGCTAGCTAATATTTATGCAGCCGCTGGCATGTGGAACGAAGTCCttgaaattagaaaaatgaTGGATAGTAGAGGGGCCGTTAAGAAACCGGGTTCTAGTTGGATTGAAGTAAAACGTCGCGTTCATGTGTTTCTGGTAGGCGACCGATCGCATCCCAGAACCGAAGAAATTTATCGTGAACTAGACGAACTGTCAACTAGGATGAAGGAAGAAGGATATGTTCCAGATACGAATTTTGTATTGCATGATGTTGAGGAAGAGCAGAAAGAGCAGAACTTGTCCTACCACAGTGAAAAGCTTGCTGTTGCCTTTGGGATAATTGCGACACCTCCAGGAGCGTCGATCAAGGTTATCAAGAACCTTCGTATCTGTGGCGACTGCCATACTGCCATTAAGTTCATTTCGAAGATTACAGAGAGGCAGATCGTGGTAAGGGACTCTTCCCGATTCCATCAGTTTAAAAATGGGCAATGCTCTTGTCGAGATTTCTGGTGATATGGATGCCCATTTTCCCTTGACAGTGGGGATGTGAGTTAAACTAGTGATGGCCTTACCAGATAGAGGAGATGGCGGAAATCGAAGTTACTAGATTCGTGAGGTTTTCACGAACACCATGATTCATGAATTAGCAGAAGGCCGAGGCCCTTCTCTTGTTGAGAATGGGGATTATGGATTGAGGTCTTCTCCTTCGCACCTTTGACTCATCCGGATCCAAATTTCCATGAAGAGGGGCTAAGAATGTTAATCCTACAGAAAAATGACTTTGGAttcgattttttcttttccattttctttgcGGGGATTGATGACGGAAGAAAAATCTGCTGGTGATCAACTATCGAACCCCACATGTTTCCCACCAATCTCGTCCAATAAAGAATAATATTGTGCTAACTTAGAAAGTCTCTGAATGTAATCATGAAGATGGTTGGTGCTGCAACATCATGATCTATCGCTATCCCTTTTATACATTGAATTTTAATGGatatcttttcattttgttaatgactattctttcattttgttgtgaaaaatgaaaatactgCTCTTCTCTCCTATCTTTTGAAGTCCAAAAGTACTTGCATGCCCCTCCGTAGCGTTAAGACGATGATCCCTCTCCTAATCTCTCACGTTTTTGAGACGCTGCCATCCACGACGCGGTCATTCTTTTGAGGCGCTACATGcaaactctctctccctctctctctgtaatgaaatttctatttttttggtcTCTCTCTGGCTCTGTTAATTGGCTTGGGCTTATGCAAGATTAACAGAATGGCAACATGATATTGGGGTCAACTTTAgctttgtgttttttcatgaaGTGAAGGATGCATTCTGTAAATTGATTGATTACCTGGACCTCGCCACCTTGCATGGAAGAGGCAACGCATCCCACTCCATTTTCTCGACACATCGCATGGCAAACAAAAAAGAGGTGCCATGAATGCAGATATCACCATATCCAAAAGCAAGCTGTGCTGCTGCCCTTCCTTCTACTCGCTTTTGGATAAGCGCAGCTACCAAAATCCTCCTCCCACAATGGTTGCTTGCCCAATATAAATTTCACGTTCCGAACGTTTTCATCTCAGATTACACAGCTTGCTTCTATTTCAGTTGCTGAGGGAACTCAAGATCGCAAGCGTATGGGGTCTCTAATGGCTGGTTGGGATTCGTCTGCTCATCATGATCCTAAAGCAGGTAAACACATAGAGTGAACCTTCTGATGCAAGAATTTTCACAGGAAAATTGTCTAATTTCATGGTGTCCCTTCGTACTGTCTAAATTTCATGGTCCTATTGCGTCTTCACGCAGCTTCTTACAAGAGGAACAGATCCTTCACCAAAGGAGAGATAGAAGCTTActggaaatcaaagaaaaaaacagaggaagaTCACTTAAGAGCCATTTCCCGTTCACAGTCGGAGACTCTGGTAAACAATCTTACCATCAGTTCGCTGAGAATTAGGACCGACAGGCCTACAAATGAGATAAATAATTTCACGTTTGTAATATTTTTGTGAGTCGACATGACCGGGAACTTTTCTGTGGCAGGAAGCTACATCGAAGAAGGGAGCCGCGGCCACCTTTCAAAGATCCAGTACTTTTCCTATAACAAAGAGAATGCAGGACTTACTCAAGTCTGAACCCCTCCCTGGAATGGAGGACCTAACGAAGCAGAGCGGTTGGTAAGTAGTTAACCATCCACCAACTGGAAGTTTGTATGTAACGAAGAACAGATTCTTTTCATGCCAGCAGAGTTCCAGGCACCAAGTAGGCAGATCAAGCTGCAGCAGCATCCCATCTCCAGGAACCGACTGCTAGCTGATCTCTTATCATTTTggttctgattttctttttggtttttttccctGTTGTACAGGTGGACAAGAAGCTGCTGGGCATTCCTGAACGAGCCTCCAGTGATCCCCTTCGATGAGTCCACCTCCTACGTATGTCGTCAAGGCATCAACTCGCGTGTGACTCCCCACACAATCGAGAACCCCAAGCCAGACGCCCAGGCTTGCTAGagaatcttcttctttcttttacttgtaGATATGTTCATAGGCTTTCTGCGTGTACGAACGTGTGCTCCATGTCTGTATGGCAGGGAAGATTGTGTGCCTAAAAACCGGTTTGCAGCATGTATAATTCTAACAGCAGGCAGTTGATGGATTATGTATAACAAGTTCCTTCCTAGTTTCTTTTATTTGTCCACAGTGAGCCGCGTTTTACTCAAAATGCAATTTCCCGTAGGTAACAcacatccacacacacacacagatctGATCTGAATTGTAGGAATAATGGGGTACCTTGCAAGAATCGGTTGGAAACATTGAGGTTCTCCATAAAGAATCCGGCCAAGAAGACGAAAGAACTGAAAAATATGGGGTTGGCAATTCGACATGCAAGAAACTAGCTAGATAAAACGGAAGGAACATCAAAAATCCAATGGAGGGTTGTGAACCGCAGCGCAGCATGAATATCATTTTCGACGAACAGGAATGCACTCATCTAGGAAGCCCTGAAGTTGGGCAGCGTAGATGGCGGGGAAGGTCCTAAAATGGTCCACGTGAGGAGACGTTTTGAAGTCATGAGACATCACCGTCCTCCCAGTTGCCTTCTGCATGGCCATAAAACGCTCGATGGACTGCCAAGGGACAACTCTGTCACCGCCGCTGTACAAGTATAGCTGTGGACAAGCTGGTTGGTTGTGTGAGAGAGTGGAAATAATCCTATCCAACTTCCTGTCACAAGgggtaaaaggaaaaaaaaaaggacagaaCAAGATCAATTACATATTATATTTGCATgattaaggttttttttttctcatgcaaCTGAAGTATTTGTattgtttttaaaagttttttaacCGCACAAAGTTAGGTTGAGGCTAACCATCTTTACACAATAGAAAGTTAAGAACAATGACAAAATAATTAGAAAAATAAGCAGCAGAACAATTCAGTAAATTTAAGGAGGTCTATTCCTATCTAGAAAGTCCATGGTTGTTATCTCAAGGGACAAAACAGTTAAACGATACATCTGGCTAACATGAAGAACAGCATATCAACTTACTCTTTTACAGCAGGTAACTTCAAGAAAACCGAGAAAAACTTCTCAAGCGCTGCCAAAAGCACAATCTCAGCAATTGAAGTCCCACTTTCTTGCAACTTAGCTGCATCTTGAACTGACGTGTCTTCTGAACCGTACTTAGGCATGCTTGTCAAGCTGTTCCGCTTTTTCAACATTGCAGCAGAAAATCCAGATGCCCAGACCTGGAAAGTTAAATAAGGATGAGACAGCCAGACGTCATATGCAACACCGAACACCAAAATATAGCAGTGAAAACTTTCATGCTGTTAGTGGGCAGGCTATGGAAACCATGAAAAATTCAAAGTGAACAACGATAGACTAGAAATTGGCAGTACCAACAAACCAGAAGGGTATCCGCTTCTGGTTTTGTCGAGCCACTTCTACTGGAGGGCCAGATCATGAAACAAAATTGGGATAAAATAAAACCTGATAAAATCAAACATCTTGCTAAAATCTGcaaaaatcattttcatatCCATCGGGCTATCCGTAAGTGAAgcttatataaaacaaaaaaaatctaaaaactcAGGCTTCAGTACATTAATATAGCATGAGTGATTAAAATGTGAAACCAACTTAGTACATGGCCCCCAACAACCACATGAGGTTTTCAATTCCCTTGTTCTCTTAGATTCGCATAAAGgcttttcatttccttgtttAATAAAACATTCTAATAAAACATTctaacaaaaaagacaaaacgAAAAACAAACTTTTCCAAGTGTTTCATTGGGTTTATTTAATATACGTTCACGATTAAAATCAAAACTAATGCGAACTTACGCTTTTTTAGATAAATGAAGTTTAAAAAGTAGATAAAAAACTTATTTCTCTCTGGAATTCATACCACTGGGTTTAGTTCTGGTTCTGGTCCAGAGTCAACAACACATCCTTTTATCTTCTCGGTCAGGTTACCCTTGGACTGAAGGTTCTCCAATATGACACCATAACTACAGAAAGACAAAATGTTTCTTACATACTGTATATGTAAATGCTATGGAATGTTCGCAAACAAAATCAATATTGCCACTTATGGAATTTAGCGATAACCATGCTCTACTTCAACAAGCAAAAATAAACATAGGATTTAAGTTCGTAGTCGGCAAAGCAACACAGACAAAGCAAGACAGAGAAATTAAATGGACAAAAGGCGCTTAATGAAAGACAAGAATTACATTACCAATGAAAAGCATGAAACGGGTGTCATAGCAGTGTTGCACATTCTTTCTGATAGGGTTATCACAATGCATGCGATCCATATGTGGTCTCTCAGTTATTATTCGTCAAGGTCATACATTCCAAGAATGATAATTCAAAAGGATCGgttttttctcatatttagCATTTTGTGGAAATATAAAGAAATTACTAAATTAGATATTCCACTCAACTCTCAATTAATGTCCGTTTCTAACTTAACTGAAGAAGCATCAAACTTTATTCTCATATATAGAAAGATTAAGAACATTTAAGACAACAAGAGGCACATCTCAATGCATTGTTTCCCAAAACTGCAAATGAGAGGTATTTTAGTTCCACCTGGCAGGTTCTCACTCTAATTATCACCATGAAAGTCATTAAACCAATAAGAGCTCCACAGAGTAACCCTCAAGCCCCCAAAcataacaaggaaaaaataCTAAAGC
This window of the Nymphaea colorata isolate Beijing-Zhang1983 chromosome 2, ASM883128v2, whole genome shotgun sequence genome carries:
- the LOC116247236 gene encoding uncharacterized protein LOC116247236; translation: MGSLMAGWDSSAHHDPKAASYKRNRSFTKGEIEAYWKSKKKTEEDHLRAISRSQSETLEATSKKGAAATFQRSSTFPITKRMQDLLKSEPLPGMEDLTKQSGWWTRSCWAFLNEPPVIPFDESTSYVCRQGINSRVTPHTIENPKPDAQAC
- the LOC126409187 gene encoding pentatricopeptide repeat-containing protein At4g37170, which translates into the protein MNPIRLQGSRLRVLKRAASTLGKVHTAGAPFQARDRTPIFFRHDGLVNRLCNENRFKEAIEVLCRERRLREAVSILDRLDASGVRPTAAIYSTLLQASLNQRALKEGRAVHEHMVSSGFQAGLFLCNRMIDLYSKCESLDEARQVFERMPERDACSWNTMISGYVKAGRLNDARRLFDEMPEKDHFSWSTMMSGYVRHEQPLEALTMYGRIQDEEAKSSKFVVSSALTACAMLQSLKHGKEIHGHIVRSGLDSDAVVWSALSDMYAKCGSINEARYLFDRTSERDVVSWTTMIGRYAQGGRGEEALKLFRAMLGCGVAPNDFTFASVLSACAGQVAEELGRQVHGHMTRIGFDPCTFAVSALVDMYAKCGNIERARALFSRIEDPDLISWTATICGCAQNGLAEEALHYFERLMASGTKPDHVVFVGALSACTHAGLVDEGLELFHSMTKTHGIGKTADHYACIVDLLGRVGRFKEAEEIINSMTIKPDKFLWSSLLGACRIHGNLELGKRAAEALFEIEPENAATYVTLANIYAAAGMWNEVLEIRKMMDSRGAVKKPGSSWIEVKRRVHVFLVGDRSHPRTEEIYRELDELSTRMKEEGYVPDTNFVLHDVEEEQKEQNLSYHSEKLAVAFGIIATPPGASIKVIKNLRICGDCHTAIKFISKITERQIVVRDSSRFHQFKNGQCSCRDFW